The following DNA comes from bacterium.
GCCTGGGTGTAGTCGGGCAGAAAGCGCAGAAGGCCGGTGTTGTTGTGGTGATCGGCGAATGTCGCGCGCGCGGGCAGGTTGGCGGCCGTCAGAGACAGCGGCGTGCCATTGAGGTCGGTTGCGCTGATCGACACCTCGAGCGTGTCCCCCTCGCTGACCGTCTGCGGCGTCACGGCGGCGATCTGCGGCGGGAAGTTCACATAGCTCACGCGGATCGACACGATGGCGGTATCGCTGAGACTCCCATCGGTCACCGTGAGCATCACCGGATAAACGGCGGCGTGATTCTCCTTCGGGACGATGGAGAGCGTCGCCCGAATCCGGCCTTCGCCATCGACCGCGGTTGTGAAAGTCATGAATTCGGGGTAGTTCCCGGCCTTGGCCACCAGAGAATCGTTGTCGGGGTCGACGGCGATGATGGCGATGACCGTGTCGCGATTGGCGGCGAGGTACACCGTGTCGGGCGGATTGACAAAGCGGGGATGGTGGTTGCGATGGGGGTTGAAGTTAACGTTGACTGTCATCGCCAAAGTGTCGGTGGCGCGCCCGTCATCCGCTACCAAGCGGACCTGCTGCCGCCCGGTGTCGCCGATGGCCGGCGCGATGACCAGTTCGAATTGCCCGCCGCCCAGGTCGGTCAGGAGCGTGGGGATGGTGCTCTCATTGGCGATCGCGATCCCGTCGCCGTCCTCGTCGCTGACCCCAAGCGCCACGATGAAGTACCCGGTCTCCAGCAGATCGATGGTCGAAAACCCCGGATCGCTCCAGACCGGCGGATGATTGGGCGGCGCGGGAGTGACACGCACCGGCAGCCAAAGCGTGTCGGCCAACGCGGGGTCAGCGGCAACCAGCATCACACTGTGCAGTCCGGCATTCCCGAAGTGGGTGATGATGACCAGATCATATACTCCCGGTCCGGCCGGGGCGATATGAACTTCAAGCAGACTGAAGCGAGTGACCGTCAGACTGTCGCCGTCGGGGTCGTCCACAGACAACTGCACGACGTCGGTTTCGCCTTCCCTCAGGATGAGTGTGTCGATGCCGGGGTCGCCCCACTCCGGCGGGCGGTTGATACGGGTGACGGTCAGGTGGAGAGTGGCGGTGTCGGCGGCGCTGGAATCATCGGCGGCCACAAGCCGAATGGCGAACTGTCCATCGACCGCGGGGCCGGGGGTGAAAGTCAGGATCACCCGCCCGGCGGGGGACGCGTCAAAAGCGGCGAAGTCGGGGGCGTCCAGTATCGTGATCGACAGCGGTCGGTCTTCGGGGTCGACGGCGACAAACTCGACATAGGCGGTGTCGCCGCCGCGCATGGCCACGGAATCGACGGATTCCACCCAGATCGGGCGGGCGTTGATCGGCGGCAGCGGCGGGATCATGACATCCAACCGCTTGCCGCTGTCAGTCGCCCATGTCGCGCCGCCGCACGCAAAAAGCAGAATCAGTGAGGGCAGAACGCGTCGGCAGAAGGGGGCCGGATGACAGACGCCGTGCATGGTCCCTCCGGCAACGATGGAGGCGCATAGCGGCCAGCCATCACCCGTACGATACGACGTCGGCGGGGCTTGTCAACGCGATAACGGCGCCGGCTCGCAAGGCCGGCGCCGTATGATGACAGGAAAATCAGGAGAAGAATAATCGGGCAAGCGCCTCAATAGATGATGTCGCCGAGACGGTTCCAGCGCACTCGCGAGGCGAAATGGCTGATGTTGTAGAGAAACGCCTTGCCGATCGAGCCGAGGTTGGTCCAGGACCATTCGGGAGCGTTGGGATCGGTCCCCCAGGACCAGTGGATCACCATCGCCTTGCCTTGGACCAGATCGCGCGGCACCACGCCCCAGAATCGGGAATCGTAGGAGTTGTCGCGGTTGTCACCGAGCATGAAGTAGGTGCCGGGCGGGACGGTGAACGGCCCGAAGTTGTCGCGGGTGCTGCGTCCGGCCGGCTCGACCGCCTCGCCGGAGGTGAATTTCCCGTCGGCGGGCAACGGCACGAACTCGCCATCGACATAGACGCGCTTGTTGCGGATCTCCACCGTCTGCCCGCCTTTGGCAATGCAGCGTTTGATGTAATTGACCGAGGGGTCGTTGGGGAACTTGAAGATCACGACATCCCCCGGCTCGGGATCGCGGATGGCCGGCAGACGGTAATCCAGAAGCGGAAGGCGCGAGCCATAGATGAACTTGTTGGCCAACAGGAAGTCGCCGACCAGGAGGGTGTCCTCCATCGAACTGGACGGAATCTTATAGGCCTCGACGATCGAGGTCTTGATGACGATCGCGAGAATGAAGGCGACGCCAAGGTTCTTGGCGTATTCCCAGAGCACATGCCCGAAGCCGCTGGGCCGCGGGTCGGGTTTCGGCTTATCCTTGTGTCCGAACAGTGCCACGTTCATCTCCCCTCTGGGGTTGGTCGCCTAAAATCTGTTGTGTACTTTCATACGTCGCCCGCGCCGGAAAGTTCGGCTTCCCTACCCGCCGAAGAGTCGCAGAACATCGTGGTAGGTCACGGTCACGATCAAAAGCAAAAGCAGCCCCATGCCCACCTGCTGGGCGATGGCGCGCTGCTTGATGGTCAGGGGACGTCCCTTGAGCTTCTCGATCAACAGGAACACGAGGTGGCCGCCATCGAGGATCGGCACCGGCAGCACGTTGAGAATGGCCAGATTGACCGATAGCACGGCCATGAAGGTCAGGAGCATGTTCAGCCCTTCGCTCGCCACCTCGCCGGCCATCTTGGCGATGCCCACCGGGCCGGAGACCATCTTGATCGATACGGCGCCGGAGAACAGGCCGCCGAGGAACTTCACCATCGCGCCGCAAATGTTGAACGTCTGGACGGTGCCGGCACCCAGCGAGGCCAACAACCCCATGGGCTCATTAATGAATCCCATCCCGATGCCGATGCGTCCGACCAGACTGTCGGCGCCGTCGGCGGCCTTGAGCGTGTCGACGCGGGTAATCAGCGGCGCGGAGAAGATGTCATCGCCGCGTTTCCAGAGCACCTCGACGCCCTGCCCCGGACGCCGGCCGACATATTCGGCCATCTCCTGGAAGGTCTTTACCGGCTGATGGTCGATAGCGACAATCTCATCATCGGTCATGATCCCGACTTTCGCGGCGGGGGAATCAGGCAGCACCGCTCCCACCACCACGCGGTCGGGATTGGCGACCGGCTTGCCATAGAAAAAGAAGACCGCGGAGAAAAGCAGAATGGCGGCCACGAAGTTCATCAACGGGCCGGCGATGATCACCGCGGCGCGGGTGGCGATGCTCTTCGACATGAATTCGCGCGGATCGCCGGTGACTTCGTTTTCCTCGGGGTTCTCGCCGGCCATCTTCACATAGCCGCCGAGCGGAACCCAGGAAATGCAGTACTCCGTCTCCCCTTTGGTAAACCCGATCATTTTGGGCGGGAACCCCAGCGAAAAGCGCTCGACGCGGATCCCGGCCCATTTGGCGACCAGGAAATGCCCGAGCTCGTGCACGAAGATGAGAACTCCCAGAACCAGCAGCGTGGCAAACAACGTAGTCAAATTATCCTCATCCGGTCAGGTTAATGGGTCATGACACGTCCGCCTGCTGTCCCGGCCAATTCTTCGGCCCGGCGACGTGCCCAGCGGTCGGCTTCCTCAATGTCGCCGATCGTTGGGTTCGGGACAACGACGTGTTCGGAGAGCACCCTCTCCACCAGCGGAATTATACGGGTAAACGGCAGTCTTTCCTCAAGAAAAGCGGCGACGGCAACCTCATCGGCGGCATTGAGTACCGCCCCGCCGGTCGGCCCCTGCCGCCAGGCGGCGCGCGCCAGCTCCAAGGCGGGGTAACGTTCCGGCGCGGGTTCAAAGAACTCAAGCGGCTGACGTTGCGCGGGCTGATAGCGCGGAACATCGGCGGTGGCCGGGGGGCGTTCCGGGCCAAAGAGCGCATAGGTGATCGGCAGCGTCATGTCGGGAATCCCCATCTGTGCCACCACCGAGCCGTCCTGGAATTCCACCATTGAGTGCACGATTGACTGGGGATGAATGACGACATCGACCCGTTCCGGCGGCAGGTCAAAAAGCCACGCCGCTTCGATGATCTCGAAACCCTTGTTCATCATGGTGGCCGAATCGATGGTGATGCGCGGGCCCATGCTCCAGGTTGGGTGCGCCAGCGCCTCGGCGGGAGTGATCCGCCCGAAGGTGGCCAGCGGCCGCGTGCGGAACGGGCCGCCCGAGGCGGTCAGAATCAGCCGGCGGACTTCACTGCGCGCTCCTGTCTGCAAACACTGCCAGATGGCGGAGTGTTCCGAATCGATCGGCACAATGGCCGCGTGATGGCGACGGGCTTCGGGCATGACCACCGCGCCGGCAGCCACCAGAGTCTCCTTGTTGGCCAGCGCGATGCGCTTGCCGGCCGTGATGGCGGCCAGAGTCGGACGGACCCCGGCAAAGCCGACGGCGGCAATCACCGCGACATCGGCCGTGGGCCAGGCGGCGGCTTCGCGTATGGCCTGATCCCCCGCGCGGACCCCCGGCGGTAGATCACCCGTCGATTGGCTGATGGCGGCGATTTCGGGGCGGTAGCGCGCCACTTGCTCGCTCAGGCGGGCCAGATTGCGGCCGGTGGACAGCCCGACGACGCTGAGACGGTCGGGGTAGCGGTCGACGACGCGCAGTGTGCTTTCACCGATGGAGCCGGTGGACCCCACCACGGTCAATGCCAGCAACGGCTTCACGGCCGCCAAGATAACACCCCTTGCGGCATTTGAAAACGTCCAGATGGGTGAGTCGCGGGGCCCACTCCGCCGTTGACAACCCCTGGACAGCGTCGGATTTTGCCTGCGTATGAATCAGACCCCTCCAGCCGCCGGATCGCGCGCCCGACTGGTTGTCCTGGCGGTGATTGTGTTGGTGGCGGCTTTCCTCGGTGTCATGGCCGGCAACGCGTATCTGGAGTGGCGGAGCAACCGGGCCATGGCCGAGCGTGTTGAACAGGCCAAATCGGGGCAGGCAAGCCGTCTGCATCCCGGCGATCTGCTGCCCGATGTGCCGGTGGTCGCCATCGACGGGATGGCGACGGGAATGCAGGCGTTTGCGCGCGACGGCGATCTCATTGTGCTGTTCATCGCCACCGATTGCGAACCCTGCGCGGAGGCGGTCGCGGTGTGGAACCGTGAGACGCCGGAATCCGGCACGCCGCGTGTGGTGGGGGTCTGCGCCAACGACGTGGACTACGCCCGCGTCTACGCGCAGAAATCCGGCTTCCGTTTCCCGCTTCTGTGCGACACCGCGGCGGTCTTCGCCGAAGAGTATGCAATGGACATCATCCCCAGCGTGATCGGAGTGCGTCGCGGCGGCCGAATCGCATACATCCGCCACGGCATCGGGCAGGGATTCACCCT
Coding sequences within:
- the lepB gene encoding signal peptidase I; the encoded protein is MALFGHKDKPKPDPRPSGFGHVLWEYAKNLGVAFILAIVIKTSIVEAYKIPSSSMEDTLLVGDFLLANKFIYGSRLPLLDYRLPAIRDPEPGDVVIFKFPNDPSVNYIKRCIAKGGQTVEIRNKRVYVDGEFVPLPADGKFTSGEAVEPAGRSTRDNFGPFTVPPGTYFMLGDNRDNSYDSRFWGVVPRDLVQGKAMVIHWSWGTDPNAPEWSWTNLGSIGKAFLYNISHFASRVRWNRLGDIIY
- the rseP gene encoding RIP metalloprotease RseP, coding for MTTLFATLLVLGVLIFVHELGHFLVAKWAGIRVERFSLGFPPKMIGFTKGETEYCISWVPLGGYVKMAGENPEENEVTGDPREFMSKSIATRAAVIIAGPLMNFVAAILLFSAVFFFYGKPVANPDRVVVGAVLPDSPAAKVGIMTDDEIVAIDHQPVKTFQEMAEYVGRRPGQGVEVLWKRGDDIFSAPLITRVDTLKAADGADSLVGRIGIGMGFINEPMGLLASLGAGTVQTFNICGAMVKFLGGLFSGAVSIKMVSGPVGIAKMAGEVASEGLNMLLTFMAVLSVNLAILNVLPVPILDGGHLVFLLIEKLKGRPLTIKQRAIAQQVGMGLLLLLIVTVTYHDVLRLFGG
- the dxr gene encoding 1-deoxy-D-xylulose-5-phosphate reductoisomerase; translated protein: MKPLLALTVVGSTGSIGESTLRVVDRYPDRLSVVGLSTGRNLARLSEQVARYRPEIAAISQSTGDLPPGVRAGDQAIREAAAWPTADVAVIAAVGFAGVRPTLAAITAGKRIALANKETLVAAGAVVMPEARRHHAAIVPIDSEHSAIWQCLQTGARSEVRRLILTASGGPFRTRPLATFGRITPAEALAHPTWSMGPRITIDSATMMNKGFEIIEAAWLFDLPPERVDVVIHPQSIVHSMVEFQDGSVVAQMGIPDMTLPITYALFGPERPPATADVPRYQPAQRQPLEFFEPAPERYPALELARAAWRQGPTGGAVLNAADEVAVAAFLEERLPFTRIIPLVERVLSEHVVVPNPTIGDIEEADRWARRRAEELAGTAGGRVMTH
- a CDS encoding redoxin domain-containing protein; the encoded protein is MNQTPPAAGSRARLVVLAVIVLVAAFLGVMAGNAYLEWRSNRAMAERVEQAKSGQASRLHPGDLLPDVPVVAIDGMATGMQAFARDGDLIVLFIATDCEPCAEAVAVWNRETPESGTPRVVGVCANDVDYARVYAQKSGFRFPLLCDTAAVFAEEYAMDIIPSVIGVRRGGRIAYIRHGIGQGFTLSDAITALREAP